In Betaproteobacteria bacterium, a single window of DNA contains:
- a CDS encoding DUF1800 domain-containing protein: MKRIAVLVASAALCATVSTAFGGSGWSGSLAPISDNDWSRERARHLLERAGFGGTPEEIDALAAMKPRDAVRRLVYFEGAPAADLPPFDESGVFDEGLDAFPPSRPATTDLARSQGEAIGVKVKPAGNRRMQPVVNKFFYWLRASRLETHRIGYWWANRMLASPRPLEEKMALFWHGHFATTEEKVRDYRKMLRQLEIFQQNGLGDFRSLLVNVAQDPAMLAFLDAGVNVKGAPNENFAREIMELFSMGVGNYSEHDIREAARAFTGWNFQGTTFRVNDDKHDDGVKAVLGREGRFDGVAVIDIILEQPVTAEFLAAKLYRFFVREDLDPALRRQLGNVLRENGYRIAPFMETLLLSQDFYAPESVATHIKSPVELALSTYKKLGLKEVPGVPDFNDVTGALGQKLLYPPTVAGWAQGRSWITPGLLLERGNFALDVLLPDISFIPEDRYPVSYTGAEIRAVHDRIRAGADITTATKPLDKDSSPDMMAMSSANADRDEDFNTRFASYRGWQMAIERVKPIARTTARIDLTSMLLGAGCANSADAVAYLERRFLSVPLDDSVRRSMSDFLVKELGTDDLRAAQSYAEDSLRLLLHLILSRPEYQLG, from the coding sequence ATGAAAAGGATTGCAGTCCTCGTCGCCTCGGCAGCGCTGTGCGCGACAGTTTCCACGGCGTTCGGCGGCTCCGGCTGGAGCGGCAGCCTTGCGCCGATCTCGGACAACGACTGGAGCCGCGAACGTGCCAGGCATCTGCTGGAGCGTGCCGGATTCGGCGGCACTCCCGAGGAGATCGACGCGCTGGCGGCGATGAAGCCCCGGGACGCCGTACGTCGTCTCGTCTACTTCGAAGGCGCCCCGGCCGCCGACCTCCCTCCCTTCGACGAGTCGGGCGTGTTCGACGAGGGCCTGGATGCCTTCCCGCCCAGCCGCCCGGCGACGACGGATCTGGCGCGCAGCCAGGGGGAGGCGATCGGGGTCAAGGTGAAGCCGGCGGGCAACCGCAGGATGCAGCCGGTGGTGAACAAGTTCTTCTACTGGCTTCGCGCAAGCCGGCTGGAGACGCACCGGATCGGCTACTGGTGGGCAAACCGCATGCTGGCGTCGCCCCGTCCGCTGGAAGAGAAGATGGCCCTGTTCTGGCACGGCCACTTCGCGACGACGGAAGAAAAGGTTCGCGACTACCGCAAGATGCTGCGGCAGCTGGAGATCTTCCAGCAGAACGGCCTGGGCGACTTCCGCAGCCTGCTCGTGAACGTGGCGCAGGATCCGGCCATGCTCGCGTTCCTCGATGCCGGCGTGAACGTCAAGGGCGCGCCGAACGAGAACTTCGCCCGGGAGATCATGGAACTGTTCTCCATGGGCGTGGGCAACTACTCGGAGCACGACATCCGCGAGGCTGCGCGGGCCTTCACCGGCTGGAACTTCCAGGGAACCACGTTCCGGGTGAACGACGACAAGCACGACGACGGCGTCAAGGCGGTCCTGGGCCGGGAAGGCCGCTTCGACGGCGTGGCGGTCATCGACATCATTCTCGAGCAGCCGGTCACGGCGGAATTCCTCGCGGCCAAGCTCTATCGGTTCTTCGTGAGGGAAGACCTCGATCCGGCGTTGCGCAGACAGCTGGGCAACGTGCTGCGCGAGAACGGTTACCGGATCGCCCCGTTCATGGAGACGCTGCTCCTGTCCCAGGATTTCTACGCCCCCGAATCGGTCGCGACCCACATCAAGAGCCCGGTGGAACTGGCGCTGTCGACCTACAAGAAGCTGGGTCTGAAGGAAGTCCCGGGCGTACCCGACTTCAACGATGTCACCGGCGCCCTGGGCCAGAAGCTGCTCTATCCGCCTACCGTGGCAGGCTGGGCGCAGGGCCGCAGCTGGATCACGCCGGGCCTGCTGCTCGAGCGGGGCAACTTTGCGCTGGACGTGTTGCTGCCGGACATCTCCTTCATTCCGGAGGACCGTTACCCGGTGTCCTACACCGGGGCCGAGATCCGGGCGGTGCATGACCGGATCCGCGCCGGCGCCGACATCACGACCGCGACCAAACCTCTCGACAAGGATTCCAGTCCCGACATGATGGCGATGTCCAGTGCGAACGCGGACCGGGACGAGGACTTCAACACGCGCTTCGCGAGCTACCGCGGCTGGCAGATGGCCATCGAACGGGTGAAGCCGATCGCCCGCACGACGGCGAGAATCGATCTCACGTCGATGCTGCTCGGCGCGGGTTGCGCGAATTCGGCAGATGCCGTCGCGTATCTGGAGCGCCGGTTCCTCAGCGTGCCCCTCGACGATTCGGTGCGCCGCTCGATGAGCGACTTCCTGGTCAAGGAACTGGGCACGGACGATCTCCGCGCGGCGCAGAGCTACGCGGAAGACAGCCTCCGCCTGCTCCTGCACCTCATCCTGAGCCGTCCGGAGTATCAGCTCGGTTGA
- a CDS encoding DUF1501 domain-containing protein, translating to MNDRSTGRRRLLKGALAGVGAQAFSPIIVPGMFSNIAHAAAESSASDRILVVLELSGGNDGLNTVVPYADDAYYRHRPNIGLPASKLRKIDDHFGFNPGMAGFERLWKDGQLAILHGCGYDNPSFSHFTSMAYWHTAAPNSGDDYGWFGRVADTLSPQAQPNFLINVDTTQSLAVKSRVHTPVVFDDPNKFLRSAFAQERGVLDAGDANADTNASRKYLDDVARSAKEASQLVRDAWGRYRSPVDYGINPLGLNKVAACISAGFPTRLYYVAYRNNAFDTHVQQNDLHQRLLTYTADAVLGFMRDLERIGVADRVALMAFSEFGRRVPENTSLGTDHGAANVMFFAGKHVAGGHYGVKPNLTQLDAGDNLAYTTDFRRGYSTAIDGWLQLRSADKVLKGRYEPFPVFG from the coding sequence ATGAATGATCGATCGACAGGCAGACGCCGGCTCCTGAAGGGAGCCCTCGCCGGCGTGGGTGCTCAGGCCTTCTCTCCCATCATCGTGCCGGGCATGTTCTCCAACATCGCACATGCCGCCGCGGAATCGTCGGCCAGCGACCGCATTCTCGTCGTGCTGGAGCTCTCGGGCGGCAATGACGGCCTCAATACGGTCGTTCCCTACGCCGACGACGCCTACTACCGGCATCGTCCCAATATCGGACTTCCCGCCAGCAAGCTGCGGAAGATCGACGACCACTTCGGATTCAACCCCGGCATGGCGGGATTCGAGCGGTTATGGAAAGACGGCCAGCTGGCAATCCTCCACGGCTGCGGCTACGACAATCCGTCGTTCTCCCATTTCACCTCGATGGCGTACTGGCATACGGCGGCGCCGAACAGCGGGGACGACTATGGCTGGTTCGGCCGCGTGGCAGATACGCTCTCGCCACAAGCCCAGCCCAATTTCCTGATCAACGTCGATACCACGCAGTCGCTTGCCGTGAAGAGCCGCGTGCACACGCCCGTGGTCTTCGACGACCCGAACAAGTTCCTGCGCAGCGCCTTTGCGCAGGAGCGCGGCGTTCTGGATGCCGGGGACGCGAACGCCGACACCAATGCCTCGAGGAAGTACCTCGACGACGTCGCGCGGAGCGCCAAGGAAGCCTCGCAACTGGTACGCGATGCCTGGGGCCGTTACCGCTCGCCGGTGGATTACGGCATCAACCCGCTTGGACTGAACAAGGTGGCCGCCTGCATTTCGGCAGGTTTTCCCACGCGTCTGTACTACGTGGCGTACCGCAACAATGCCTTCGACACCCACGTCCAGCAGAACGACCTGCACCAGCGCCTGCTGACGTACACCGCCGACGCGGTGCTGGGATTCATGCGGGATCTGGAACGCATCGGCGTGGCGGACCGGGTGGCCTTGATGGCGTTCTCCGAGTTCGGCCGCCGCGTGCCGGAAAACACGAGCCTGGGTACCGATCACGGTGCCGCCAACGTGATGTTCTTCGCCGGCAAGCACGTCGCGGGCGGACACTACGGCGTGAAACCGAACCTGACTCAGCTGGATGCCGGCGACAATCTGGCTTACACCACCGACTTCCGCCGGGGCTACTCGACCGCCATCGATGGCTGGCTGCAGCTTCGCAGCGCCGACAAGGTGCTGAAAGGCCGCTACGAGCCTTTCCCCGTCTTCGGCTGA
- a CDS encoding helix-turn-helix domain-containing protein, translating to MGCAKSGDDARQWGADEAPRTSGERFHLHRGHRRDADEHAEALRHWDQRYEQLSSGPFEGWLTDVWLDEVQVFRERTRQVVLQTGRSWPDACIVGLVQGAEGDGSFCGHPLEAGSAFAFGTPGEFSLRTPARLDVVGIAVPLDAIRRRGDRTGDDAAADRWDRSGADLLRETEALAALNTYVRHFFEMLDRDASPFDHQEARRTFVTSLLDGVEAAVEGARLRDTVPASSPARSALVGRAREFIAGHCAAPMTVADLCAELGSSRRTLQYCFQEVLGVSPVQYLRAVRLNGVRRELKTAGGTARIGDIAARWGFWHLGQFSLDYRRMFGERPSDTLRRAPVTARPANPDLGGQPKTGKGS from the coding sequence ATGGGATGTGCAAAATCAGGCGATGATGCCCGGCAATGGGGCGCCGACGAGGCTCCGCGCACCAGCGGGGAGCGATTCCATCTGCATCGCGGTCACCGGCGCGACGCCGACGAGCACGCGGAAGCGTTGCGGCACTGGGACCAGCGATACGAACAGCTGTCCTCGGGTCCCTTCGAAGGCTGGCTCACCGACGTCTGGCTCGATGAGGTCCAGGTCTTCCGGGAGCGGACCCGGCAGGTCGTGCTGCAGACGGGACGATCGTGGCCGGATGCCTGCATCGTGGGACTGGTCCAGGGCGCAGAGGGCGACGGCAGCTTCTGCGGGCATCCGCTGGAGGCCGGCAGCGCGTTCGCATTCGGCACCCCCGGTGAGTTTTCGCTGCGCACGCCGGCGCGTCTGGACGTGGTAGGAATCGCGGTGCCGCTGGATGCGATCCGGAGACGCGGGGACCGCACGGGGGACGATGCCGCCGCGGATCGCTGGGACCGGTCCGGCGCGGACCTGTTGCGCGAAACCGAAGCGCTTGCGGCCCTCAATACCTACGTGCGGCACTTCTTCGAGATGCTGGACCGGGATGCGAGCCCGTTCGACCATCAGGAAGCGAGACGAACGTTCGTCACCTCCCTGCTGGACGGCGTCGAAGCGGCGGTGGAAGGCGCTCGCCTCCGCGATACGGTTCCCGCGTCGTCACCCGCCCGCAGTGCTCTCGTCGGACGCGCCAGGGAATTCATTGCCGGCCACTGCGCGGCTCCCATGACCGTCGCGGATCTCTGTGCCGAACTGGGGTCGAGCAGACGGACGCTCCAATACTGCTTCCAGGAAGTCCTTGGCGTGAGTCCGGTCCAGTACCTGAGAGCCGTGCGCTTGAACGGCGTGAGGCGCGAACTCAAGACGGCGGGCGGGACGGCCCGTATCGGAGACATCGCCGCGCGGTGGGGCTTCTGGCACCTGGGACAGTTTTCCCTGGACTATCGCCGGATGTTCGGCGAGAGGCCCTCGGATACTCTTCGCAGGGCGCCGGTGACCGCGCGCCCCGCGAATCCGGACCTCGGGGGTCAGCCGAAGACGGGGAAAGGCTCGTAG
- a CDS encoding amine dehydrogenase → MKQYLREWGVRSLRWSALSLAAAALLHPVSSIAQLPAETLSTEPVVKASQRVYIPDIAINHIADGKLHIVDGETGAYQGVIGTGFTGQTKLSLDGKEIYIATGYYSRGQRGERTDIVEVWDADSLRFKYEIPISDKRAMALNYKWLLSLSSDSRWLFVQNATPATSVTVVDLQAKKAVSEISLPGCWAVFPVRSQPNRFGTLCGDGTVQMVTVADDGSAADRTISDTIFDPDADALFIQGEATGDTYHFVSFTGNVVSVDMSGAKAKAASKWSLVSAAERKKGWRPGGYQVLALHEGSGRMYVAMHEGGAEGSHKSPAKEIWGFDLASRKRVLKMPGHMATAIGTSSDGKRLYAIDAEKASLVIVEIGRKPKVRGVFQVGEFPSQIEVN, encoded by the coding sequence ATGAAACAGTACTTGCGTGAGTGGGGTGTGCGTTCGTTGCGATGGTCGGCTCTCTCGCTCGCCGCGGCCGCGCTATTGCACCCGGTATCATCCATCGCGCAACTGCCCGCGGAGACGCTCTCCACGGAACCGGTGGTCAAGGCCTCCCAGCGCGTCTACATCCCCGACATCGCGATCAATCACATCGCCGACGGCAAGCTGCACATCGTCGATGGGGAGACGGGAGCCTACCAGGGCGTCATCGGTACCGGGTTCACCGGCCAGACCAAGCTGAGTCTGGACGGCAAGGAAATCTACATCGCGACCGGTTACTACTCGCGCGGGCAGCGCGGGGAGCGGACGGACATCGTCGAAGTGTGGGACGCCGACAGCCTGCGCTTCAAGTACGAGATCCCCATCAGCGACAAGCGCGCCATGGCGCTCAACTACAAGTGGCTGCTGAGCCTGTCGTCCGACAGCCGCTGGCTGTTCGTGCAGAACGCGACGCCGGCCACCTCGGTCACCGTCGTGGACCTTCAGGCGAAGAAGGCGGTATCGGAGATCTCCCTGCCTGGGTGCTGGGCGGTATTTCCGGTCAGATCCCAGCCGAACCGTTTCGGTACCCTCTGCGGGGACGGAACGGTGCAGATGGTGACCGTGGCAGACGACGGAAGTGCGGCCGACCGGACGATCTCCGACACGATCTTCGATCCCGATGCGGATGCGCTGTTCATCCAGGGCGAAGCGACCGGCGACACCTACCATTTCGTCTCTTTCACCGGCAACGTCGTGAGCGTCGACATGAGCGGCGCGAAGGCCAAGGCAGCCAGCAAGTGGTCCCTGGTGTCCGCAGCCGAAAGGAAGAAAGGGTGGCGCCCGGGTGGCTACCAGGTGCTGGCGCTCCACGAGGGGTCGGGACGCATGTACGTCGCGATGCATGAAGGCGGCGCCGAAGGCAGCCACAAGTCTCCTGCCAAGGAGATCTGGGGCTTCGACCTTGCCAGCCGCAAGCGGGTGCTGAAGATGCCAGGACACATGGCCACGGCGATCGGGACCTCCTCGGACGGTAAGCGCCTCTATGCGATCGACGCGGAAAAGGCCTCACTCGTCATCGTCGAGATCGGCCGCAAGCCCAAGGTCAGGGGTGTGTTCCAGGTGGGCGAGTTCCCGAGCCAGATCGAGGTCAACTGA
- a CDS encoding methylamine utilization protein MauE — translation MDLLLSDPAATGIIVGALALILFSAAWHKFAEPNMFLSSLAAYRLLPAGALDILSRGIPAVEVLLGVGMLVPASRTPALAGCAALMAVYASAMAINLVRGRSYIDCGCGGSAHPLSWGLVCRNLVLVALAVAATGPKAERSFSWLDAIMLVAGVLAFYASYLMADELLRQASRMARAERSDDARSSLS, via the coding sequence ATGGACCTCCTGCTGTCGGACCCGGCGGCAACCGGCATCATCGTCGGCGCACTGGCCCTGATCCTCTTCAGCGCGGCCTGGCACAAGTTCGCCGAACCGAACATGTTCCTGTCGTCGCTCGCAGCGTATCGGCTCCTGCCCGCAGGGGCGCTGGACATCCTGTCGCGAGGCATTCCCGCCGTTGAAGTGCTCCTGGGCGTCGGGATGCTCGTTCCGGCGAGCCGAACGCCTGCTCTGGCAGGTTGCGCGGCACTGATGGCCGTCTACGCATCGGCAATGGCCATCAATCTGGTTCGTGGGCGCAGCTACATCGATTGCGGTTGTGGCGGTTCCGCGCACCCGCTTTCGTGGGGACTGGTATGCCGCAACCTGGTGCTGGTCGCACTGGCGGTCGCGGCGACGGGGCCCAAGGCCGAGCGCTCGTTCTCGTGGCTCGACGCGATCATGCTCGTGGCAGGCGTTCTCGCGTTCTACGCTTCCTATCTCATGGCCGATGAACTGCTCCGTCAGGCGAGCCGTATGGCGCGCGCCGAGCGGTCGGACGATGCAAGGAGTTCTCTCTCATGA
- the mauD gene encoding methylamine dehydrogenase accessory protein MauD — MTSMAVSNALLWVLMLGVIVALWALARQVGILYERVAPMGALITDAGPKLGDASPAFDLPSLAGQAIGIGGERPRSQLIFFLSPTCPVCKKLLPILRSASQAEKSWLDVILASDGDSTQHLAFYRDQKLQSFPYVLSADLGMTYRVSRLPYAVLLDEHGVIRAKGLINNREQLESLFNAKEIGVASVQDYLQRGAHAHSGESA; from the coding sequence ATGACCAGTATGGCTGTCTCCAACGCGCTTCTCTGGGTGCTCATGCTGGGGGTCATCGTGGCTCTGTGGGCGCTCGCCCGCCAGGTGGGCATTCTCTACGAACGTGTGGCCCCCATGGGAGCGCTCATCACGGATGCAGGCCCCAAACTGGGAGATGCGTCTCCGGCCTTCGATCTCCCTTCCCTTGCAGGCCAGGCGATCGGCATCGGAGGCGAACGGCCCAGAAGCCAGCTCATCTTCTTTCTCTCCCCGACCTGCCCCGTCTGCAAGAAGCTCCTGCCGATCCTGCGCTCCGCCTCGCAGGCCGAAAAGAGCTGGCTGGACGTCATTCTCGCCAGCGACGGCGATTCGACACAGCATCTGGCCTTCTATCGCGATCAGAAGCTCCAGAGCTTTCCTTACGTACTGTCGGCAGACCTGGGGATGACCTACCGGGTCAGCCGGCTACCGTACGCCGTGCTGCTGGACGAGCATGGGGTCATCCGGGCCAAGGGACTCATCAACAATCGGGAACAGCTCGAGAGCCTGTTCAACGCCAAGGAAATCGGGGTCGCTTCGGTGCAGGACTACCTGCAGCGCGGCGCTCATGCTCACTCGGGCGAAAGCGCCTGA
- a CDS encoding amine dehydrogenase, with product MLHLVEQWIDRMAERRVRRAAQLTSRRSAIAKIGTALVGGAVLPMLPFDRSGGVAHAATPAVEDPTKCEYWRNCALDGFLCTCCGGSVTSCPPGAEASKVTWVGTCKNPKDGRDYLVSYNDCCGKVACGRCLCNFNERERPAYRMGVHNDINWCMADKQTMYHCTVSVIVGVANG from the coding sequence ATGCTTCATCTCGTCGAACAATGGATCGATCGCATGGCCGAGCGCCGCGTACGGCGGGCGGCCCAGCTGACTTCCCGTCGAAGCGCCATCGCGAAGATCGGCACTGCCTTGGTGGGAGGAGCGGTGCTTCCCATGCTTCCGTTCGACCGCTCGGGCGGCGTCGCTCATGCCGCCACGCCTGCGGTCGAAGATCCGACCAAGTGCGAATACTGGCGCAACTGTGCGCTGGATGGATTCCTGTGCACCTGCTGCGGTGGCAGCGTGACGTCCTGCCCACCCGGCGCGGAGGCATCGAAGGTCACCTGGGTCGGGACCTGCAAGAACCCCAAGGACGGTCGCGACTATCTGGTGAGCTACAACGATTGCTGCGGCAAGGTGGCGTGCGGACGATGCCTGTGCAATTTCAACGAACGCGAACGTCCGGCTTACCGCATGGGTGTGCACAACGACATCAACTGGTGCATGGCCGACAAGCAGACCATGTATCACTGCACCGTGTCCGTCATCGTCGGTGTCGCGAACGGCTGA